Proteins from one Bos taurus isolate L1 Dominette 01449 registration number 42190680 breed Hereford chromosome 7, ARS-UCD2.0, whole genome shotgun sequence genomic window:
- the ZNF77 gene encoding zinc finger protein 77 isoform X2, with amino-acid sequence MDSVVFEDVAVNFTLEEWELLDPAQRKLYRDVMLETCRNLATVGSCPQVKVSVSSPQWDILETGLCIEREVVRFTRNDSRSVLGENWAFHNLRDQHLTQERRVRNHLVESLYEGKEDHQSLKTPNRIIDLTVHESYQTKIQPHQCITCGKAFRDHSLKKNQQKSHIGQKPYTCEECGQTCSCVLCLSPAGETDFVEKPDKCQDDGRASKRSVKSHSSKHSLDCKKSGKALTFQGHKRGQYGQKIYVCDVCGKSFSYYCQLKRHVRTHTGEKPYKCKECGKAFTGISHFREHVRMHTGEKPYECKQCGKAFSWCTYLREHMRTHSGEKPYECKQCGKAFPYLKSLQGHVRIHTGEKPYVCNDCGKSYSCPKYFRKHVKTHSGVKPYECTECRKAFITSSSLREHMKTHSEEKPYQCQQCGKAFRYPRSLQGHMITHSEEKPYECQQCEKAYRCLISLQRHMKTHTGEKF; translated from the exons GACTCAGTGGTCTTTGAAGACGTGGCTGTGAACTTCACCCTGGAGGAGTGGGAACTGTTGGACCCTGCTCAGAGGAAGCTCTACAGAGATGTGATGCTGGAGACCTGCAGGAACCTGGCCACTGTGG GTTCTTGCCCTCAAGTTAAGGTCAGTGTATCAAGTCCTCAGTGGGATATCTTGGAGACTGGACTATGCATTGAACGGGAAGTTGTAAGATTCACAAGAAATGATTCTAGGTCTGTTTTGGGAGAAAACTGGGCATTTCATAACCTGCGAGATCAGCATCTAACTCAGGAGAGGCGTGTGAG AAATCATTTGGTGGAAAGTCTCTATGAAGGTAAAGAAGATCATCAATCTCTAAAAACACCGAACAGGATTATAGATCTTACTGTGCATGAGAGTTATCAGACTAAAATTCAGCCTCATCAATGCATTACATGTGGAAAAGCCTTCAGGGATCATTCTTTGAAGAAGAATCAGCAAAAGTCTCACATTGGGCAAAAACCTTATACATGTGAGGAATGTGGACAAACCTGCAGTTGTGTCTTGTGCCTCAGCCCTGCTGGGGAAACAGACTTTGTAGAGAAACCTGATAAATGTCAAGATGATGGGCGAGCATCTAAGAGATCCGTGAAGAGTCACAGTAGTAAACATTCCTTAGACTGTAAAAAATCTGGAAAAGCTCTCACTTTTCAGGGACATAAGAGAGGTCAATATGGCCAGAAAATctatgtgtgtgatgtgtgtgggaAATCTTTCAGTTATTATTGCCAACTTAAACGGCACGTGAgaactcacactggagagaaaccctataaGTGCAAAGAATGTGGGAAAGCTTTTACTGGCATCTCACACTTCCGAGAACATGTCCGAATGcacactggagagaagccctatGAGTGTAAGCAGTGTGGCAAGGCTTTCAGCTGGTGCACTTACCTTCGGGAACACATGCGAACACACAGTGGAGAAAAGCCCTATGAATGTAAGCAGTGTGGCAAAGCTTTTCCCTATCTCAAATCCCTGCAAGGACACGTGAGGATACACACAGGAGAGAAGCCTTATGTGTGTAATGATTGTGGGAAATCCTACAGTTGTCCTAAGTACTTCAGAAAACACGTGAAAACACACAGTGGAGTAAAACCCTATGAATGTACAGAATGCAGGAAAGCATTCATCACTTCTTCGTCCCTTCGAGAACACATGAAAACACACAGTGAAGAGAAGCCTTATCAGTGCCAGcagtgtgggaaagccttcaggTATCCAAGATCTTTGCAAGGACACATGATAACTCACAGTGAAGAGAAACCGTATGAATGTCAGCAGTGTGAAAAAGCCTACAGGTGTCTCATATCCCTGCAGAGACACATGAAGACACATACTGGCGAGAAATTCTGA